One window of the Lasioglossum baleicum chromosome 8, iyLasBale1, whole genome shotgun sequence genome contains the following:
- the LOC143211442 gene encoding ankyrin repeat and SOCS box protein 6-like isoform X2, producing MTERIEEDPQILCTAVKNGNLKIVEDLLKDGADVNTIDGTYQIECVTLLHSALHREQVEMVKLLIQYGADLNVKDSRRRSPIDIAKESWNPEFKELLLINGAVVRKDNALHAAVNSGNLEIVEELLKDGVDVSIIEDSDLIIGKTVLHRAVCTRQLEITKLLITYGADVNLKDCWGKTPLAEAFQIKHTEMWYPQ from the exons ATGACCGAACGAATAGAAGAAGATCCTCAGATACTATGTACTGCTGTTAAGAATGGAAACCTGAAAATTGTTGAAGACCTTCTGAAGGATGGTGCTGATGTTAATACGATAGACGGTACGTACCAAATAGAATGTGTGACGCTTCTACATAGTGCACTCCATAGAGAGCAAGTTGAAATGGTCAAACTACTAATACAGTATGGAGCTGATCTTAATGTTAAAGATAGTAGGAGAAGGTCTCCAATAGATATTGCTAAGGAAAGTTGGAATCCAGAATTTAAGGAACTGCTCTTAATTAATGGAGCTGTCGTAAGAAAAGATAACGCACTGCATGCTGCTGTGAATAGTGGGaatctggaaatagttgaaGAACTACTGAAGGATGGTGTTGATGTAAGTATTATAGAGGATTCAGATTTGATAATAGGTAAGACGGTTCTACATAGAGCAGTCTGTACGAGGCAACTGGAAATTACCAAACTCTTGATAACGTACGGAGCTGATGTTAATCTTAAAGATTGTTGGGGAAAAACTCCATTAGCTGAAGCTTTTCAAATTAAGCACACAGAAATG tggtatccccagtag
- the LOC143211443 gene encoding uncharacterized protein LOC143211443 isoform X1 → MDKNQQRPKRQPQLPAKYKEDSGKAEPSSKIRKKQPVAKEQQKTPSREDMLLLLQASMESSDPQVNVEFPPNPLIQNRSTTSNNPKPSSAAACNFSTPLSIPIPTPTLQMPPPQQDSITILLHLVQQLGQRIDMGLQQLEQKVDMGLQQLEQKVDMGLQQLEQKVEMSMKQLEKKVGKITGMLKAEYLGQRPHWLPLESAEDV, encoded by the exons ATGGATAAA AATCAACAACGTCCAAAAAGGCAGCCACAGTTGCCAGCAAAGTATAAAGAAGACTCGGGGAAGGCAGAGCCATCCAGCAAAATACGGAAGAAGCAGCCCGTTGCGAAAGAGCAGCAAAAAACCCCCTCACGCGAGGATATGTTGCTATTACTGCAGGCCAGTATGGAGTCGTCGGATCCGCAGGTGAACGTCGAATTCCCACCGAATCCTCTGATCCAGAATCGTTCAACAACGTCCAACAATCCTAAACCTTCCTCCGCCGCTGCATGCAATTTTTCTACACCACTTTCCATCCCCATCCCGACTCCGACACTCCAGATGCCTCCTCCGCAGCAAGACAG TATCACGATACTGCTGCATCTTGTTCAGCAGTTGGGGCAAAGGATTGA TATGGGACTGCAGCAATTGGAGCAGAAGGTGGA TATGGGACTGCAGCAATTGGAGCAAAAGGTGGA TATGGGACTGCAGCAATTGGAGCAAAAGGTGGA AATGAGTATGAAGCAATTGGAGAAGAAGGTGGG GAAAATAACTGGGATGCTAAAGGCCGAGTATCTGGGGCAACGACCGCACTGGCTACCGCTAGAGTCTGCAGAGGATGTgtag
- the LOC143211439 gene encoding uncharacterized protein LOC143211439, translated as MRNSKPMVVGIYKGPNKPGDCNIYLKKFVSDINVMMSKGGIIFQGKTIPVQLRCFIADALARAFILNHKNHLSSNPCSKCKLRGTTTGKRRVFRGINHPRRCDNDYANSPDKYHQKGNSPLAALQMGMVSQVPFEYMHLVCLGIVKKLLSAWVSGNYSNETRLSRNMISIISARMAVLDKYCPSDFSRRPRPIEEYSTFKATEFRQFFLYTGPVVMYGILAPNVYTHFLLLHIAIRILVSPSLIEKHVNFAKAALEVFVSTSEKFYGSSFLSYNVHCLLHLADDVSRFGTLDSFSAFAYENTMSIFNRYIRTPGKPLQQYVNRMAELKSHGSTEGCSDYSTTTVHASMIKFFNLGFSKNDRDNCCILRDGSICIIVSILPCEDAYTLGVRRFEIIDKFYDVLLSSSDLDIFKCAALSTDVTFVSIQDVTAKCYRMPLNSTHANGDDALDTSSQWVVKVLAHAEKT; from the coding sequence ATGCGTAATAGCAAACCGATGGTTGTAGGCATCTATAAAGGTCCAAATAAACCCGGGGATTGTAATATTTACCTTAAAAAATTTGTCTCCGACATCAATGTGATGATGTCGAAAGGAGGCATTATTTTTCAAGGTAAAACAATCCCTGTGCAGTTGAGATGTTTTATTGCGGATGCACTAGCGCGGGCTTTTATTTTAAATCACAAAAATCATTTATCTTCTAATCCTTGCTCCAAATGTAAATTGCGCGGTACCACAACAGGGAAACGTCGGGTTTTCCGTGGCATCAATCATCCTCGTCGATGCGATAATGATTATGCCAATAGCCCCGATAAATATCATCAAAAAGGAAATAGTCCATTAGCTGCCCTCCAAATGGGAATGGTTTCTCAGGTTCCCTTCGAATACATGCACCTTGTTTGTCTGGGCATTGTAAAGAAATTGTTATCCGCCTGGGTGTCTGGTAATTATTCAAACGAAACAAGATTGTCCCGAAACATGATTTCTATCATCTCCGCGCGAATGGCAGTACTCGATAAGTACTGTCCATCCGATTTTTCTAGACGCCCGAGGCCaatagaagaatattcaacttttaaagcgaccgagtttcgccaatttttcttatataccggcccggtagtaatgtacgggatattagctccgaatgtgtatactcattttttgttgctccatatcgcgattaggatattagtttcaccctcgcttatagaaaaacatgtgaattttgcaaaagcggcattggaagTGTTTGTTTCTACTTCCGAAAAATTTTACGGTTCATCTTTCTTATCGTATAATGTCCACTGCCTCCTTCATTTGGCGGATGACGTCAGCCGTTTCGGAACGTTAGATTCATTTTCCGCTTTTGCGTACGAAAACACAATGTCCATTTTTAATAGATATATCAGAACGCCGGGTAAACCCCTCCAACAGTATGTAAATAGGATGGCGGAATTAAAAAGTCATGGTAGCACGGAGGGATGTAGTGATTATTCCACTACCACTGTCCATGCTTCCatgattaaatttttcaatttaggcTTTTCCAAAAACGATCGCGACAACTGCTGCATTTTACGCGACGGATCAATTTGTATTATCGTATCAATTCTCCCGTGCGAAGATGCGTACACGTTAGGTGTTAGACGTTTTGAAATTATAGATAAATTTTACGATGTATTATTATCCTCTTCGGATTTGGATATTTTTAAATGTGCGGCTTTGAGCACAGACGTAACCTTTGTAAGTATACAAGATGTCACGGCAAAATGTTATCGAATGCCGCTGAACAGCACGCATGCAAACGGCGATGACGCATTGGATACCTCATCCCAATGGGTTGTCAAAGTGCTTGCGCACGCTGAGAAAACGTAA
- the LOC143211443 gene encoding uncharacterized protein LOC143211443 isoform X2, with the protein MILIFSFNVHTFQNQQRPKRQPQLPAKYKEDSGKAEPSSKIRKKQPVAKEQQKTPSREDMLLLLQASMESSDPQVNVEFPPNPLIQNRSTTSNNPKPSSAAACNFSTPLSIPIPTPTLQMPPPQQDSITILLHLVQQLGQRIDMGLQQLEQKVDMGLQQLEQKVEMSMKQLEKKVGKITGMLKAEYLGQRPHWLPLESAEDV; encoded by the exons atgatattaatattcTCTTTCAATGTTCATACATTTCAGAATCAACAACGTCCAAAAAGGCAGCCACAGTTGCCAGCAAAGTATAAAGAAGACTCGGGGAAGGCAGAGCCATCCAGCAAAATACGGAAGAAGCAGCCCGTTGCGAAAGAGCAGCAAAAAACCCCCTCACGCGAGGATATGTTGCTATTACTGCAGGCCAGTATGGAGTCGTCGGATCCGCAGGTGAACGTCGAATTCCCACCGAATCCTCTGATCCAGAATCGTTCAACAACGTCCAACAATCCTAAACCTTCCTCCGCCGCTGCATGCAATTTTTCTACACCACTTTCCATCCCCATCCCGACTCCGACACTCCAGATGCCTCCTCCGCAGCAAGACAG TATCACGATACTGCTGCATCTTGTTCAGCAGTTGGGGCAAAGGATTGA TATGGGACTGCAGCAATTGGAGCAGAAGGTGGA TATGGGACTGCAGCAATTGGAGCAAAAGGTGGA AATGAGTATGAAGCAATTGGAGAAGAAGGTGGG GAAAATAACTGGGATGCTAAAGGCCGAGTATCTGGGGCAACGACCGCACTGGCTACCGCTAGAGTCTGCAGAGGATGTgtag
- the LOC143211442 gene encoding ankyrin repeat and SOCS box protein 6-like isoform X1 — protein sequence MTERIEEDPQILCTAVKNGNLKIVEDLLKDGADVNTIDGTYQIECVTLLHSALHREQVEMVKLLIQYGADLNVKDSRRRSPIDIAKESWNPEFKELLLINGAVVRKDNALHAAVNSGNLEIVEELLKDGVDVSIIEDSDLIIGKTVLHRAVCTRQLEITKLLITYGADVNLKDCWGKTPLAEAFQIKHTEMVILQLLYITSFYLLHLLLQLLQSHTKTKVDKLIHLY from the coding sequence ATGACCGAACGAATAGAAGAAGATCCTCAGATACTATGTACTGCTGTTAAGAATGGAAACCTGAAAATTGTTGAAGACCTTCTGAAGGATGGTGCTGATGTTAATACGATAGACGGTACGTACCAAATAGAATGTGTGACGCTTCTACATAGTGCACTCCATAGAGAGCAAGTTGAAATGGTCAAACTACTAATACAGTATGGAGCTGATCTTAATGTTAAAGATAGTAGGAGAAGGTCTCCAATAGATATTGCTAAGGAAAGTTGGAATCCAGAATTTAAGGAACTGCTCTTAATTAATGGAGCTGTCGTAAGAAAAGATAACGCACTGCATGCTGCTGTGAATAGTGGGaatctggaaatagttgaaGAACTACTGAAGGATGGTGTTGATGTAAGTATTATAGAGGATTCAGATTTGATAATAGGTAAGACGGTTCTACATAGAGCAGTCTGTACGAGGCAACTGGAAATTACCAAACTCTTGATAACGTACGGAGCTGATGTTAATCTTAAAGATTGTTGGGGAAAAACTCCATTAGCTGAAGCTTTTCAAATTAAGCACACAGAAATGgtaatattacaattattatatataacctCGTTTTACTTACTCCACCTTCTTCTCCAATTGCTGCAGTCTCATACTAAAACAAAGGTTGATAAattaatacatttatattaa